The DNA sequence GACAAGCAGCACCTATTGAAACCGAAAAGGAAGTCGCTACAAAGGCCGATGAACCTACGACAGAAGCAGATCAACCTGCTGGCAAGTCCATGAGTTTTCAAGCGCAAAAACGAGCAAAAAACCGACTAAAAAAGCTCGAACGAGAGTTGCCGAGCATTGAGAACTCCATCGAAGAACTAGAAACTGCCCTTGCAGCAAAAGAGGCAGAAATGGCTGATCCCGAGGTCGCTTCAGACTTCGGCAAACTTCAAGAGGTTCAGGATAGCTATCAAAAGCTTCAAACCCAGTTGAATGAAGCCAATGAGCAATGGGAAGAAATCTCCATGGAAATGGAAGAGCTTTCCGAGTTGTTGGGAAATTAAGATTCTGACACCATCCTAAATTAGGTCTTCTATAAAGGAAAACGGCCGTCTTGCCATCAAGACGGCCGTTTTTTAGGCAATTAGAATAGACTAATTACCAGCAGTATCTTCTACGACTTGGACCCATTTCCCGCCTTGACGGGCTGAAATGGTATGATCGTACATAGCTTCAGATTTAATCTGCGGAAAGTAGAAACGTCCCAGATAGGAAGCATTGAGATTCACCGTAAAGGTCTTTGAAGCTCCTTTCTTCAAATCGAAGAAGGTATAGACTCGATCATCTCGAATATCCTGATATTCAGGCAAGTCCCCTATTTGCTCAGAGCCGTCCAGTCTCGAATTGTGAATCTCCCATCCAGAAGGGAAAATCTGAGAAATAACCATTTCCTCATAATCGCGATTTCCTGTATTCGTGACTTGAACTGTCAAGCGGAAATCAGTCCCTTGAGCGAGCTCCTTCGGATCGATGGGATTTCCAGCCAGATCGGCGAATGTAACCCCCATCTTCAGGCCAGATTCAGATTTGGTGGTATCTCCAACTCTCGGGATTCCATCCACAATGATTCTTGGATAAAGGGTTGTCTTCCCGCTGTTCTTGAACTCCACCTCACCGCGAGAAACCTTTGGCATATCATAGGCCCACATGGGGTGATCACTCTTCACCTTGATCCAGTCTCCTCCTTTGATTCGATAGGAAAACTCCATGGATTGGGCATCCTCGGTCAACCCTGCATAGGTCGCCATTCCAAGCAAGCTATAAGCTGTCGTTTGGGTGGAATACCATTTGTCGCTGGAGAGGCTTCCTGAGATCTCATTGACGAGCGGCATCATCCGATCCCGTTGTCCCATTTCACTTGCGAGCATCAAGATCATGGCTTTATCTCGAAGTTGAGAGCCATAAGTTCCCCCCAATTCTCGATAATCATCTACCGTTGTACCCAATTTCTTGGCGATCTTGTTCGCCACTTCTTTTTGGCCTGCTTGTGCATAGGCCCCAGCCAGCAACCATTGTGCGACAGGATCCACTTCCTTTTGACGGCGCATCCGATTCATGGCACCCAATTCAGGTTTTCCAGCCATTGCAAGCAAATACAACCGATATCCTTGGGTCAATTCTTCCCTTCTTTCAGTGCCTACCCAAGATTTGGCGGTTTGGGTCTGATAACCGATCCACTTATCCATCATCCCAGATGGGAGAGAATACCCTAATTCTTTCGCCTCAAGTAGGAAATGACCTGCATAGTTGGTCCCCCATTGATTCGATTGCCCTACGCCCGGCCAATAAGCCAAACTACCATCGGATTGCTGGAAATGGAGCAGTCGCTTGATTCCTGCCTTGACATTCCCGTCAATTTCCTTTTTCCGCTTATCGGAAAGTTCCAGAAGTTGGGCAGCATAGAGTTGCGGGAATACACTGGAAGTAGTTTGCTCCACACAGCCATAGGGGTAGCGAATCAAATATCCAAGTCTCTGACCTAGGTTGATCGGAGGAATCGAAGATACTTCTATCGAACCATGATTGGTACTGGAAATCCCAATGGGTTTGAGGTCATGCTTCCAAGATTTGCCTGCAACCACGGTTGATGCATGAACATCCGTCACACGCTGATTGGGGTTGCGAATCTCCACCTCCACATCGTATACCGAAACTGCAGCGCCAGATTTCGCCGTAATTTGAATCCGATCAGTGCCCACAGAATTCATCACATTCAGACCGAATGTGGTCATTTTTTCACCGGGCTCATAGAATCTGACGATTTGAGACTCTTCTCCATCCACTAGAATTTTTCTGCCAGACTTCACCTCGACATTCACCGCCTTGACCTTTTCACTCATGGCAAACAAAGTCACGGGAAGTTGTAACTCCTCGCCGGGTCCCAACACACGAGGTAGTGTTCCCAAGACCATCAAATCTTGCTTGACAGGCACCGCTTTTGCGGCATTTCCATAAGATCCATCCGGATTGCCGGCAACCACCATCACCCGTACTTCCCCGACATAATTCGGCATCGAAAGCTTATGGGATTTGCGCTCTCCAGCCTTCAATTCAAACGGCCCTAGGTATTCCACGACCGGTTTAAATCGATCTGCCTTTTTGGATTTTGGACCTTCATTGGCCATATCCCCACCAATACTGAGTAGGCTTTTGGCTCCGAATGCTCCAAGCACCTGATCGAAGACATCCCATGTTTTCACATCCAGAGCGACTCGCTTGTAAAACTCCTTCCAAGGATCTGGGGTCTCAAATCGAGTCAATCCTAAAAGTCCTTCATCCACAACTGCCAATGTATAGGTCATGGGTCTTCCCGTCGCCTCTGAAATCTGCACCTGATAATCCTCCATCGGCTTGATCTCCTCTTTCATGGCGATTACAGGCTGAATATGCGTAGTCGGATCTTCCACACTTAAGGGCAGAACGCCATATAGTCGAATGGGAAGCCCATTGCTCGTCTGGGCATGGGGCTGCAGATAGGTGACATTCACATAGATATTGGGCGCCATCTCTGCTGTAGTAGGAAATGAGAATTCTGTCATTCCATCCGAAGCATCCACCCAGTATGATTTCAACACCTTGGTTCCATTTTCAATACTCACCAATGCTCGACCTTGCTTCCCTGTAGGAATACTCAACTTGACAGCGTCTCCCACGGAATAAGTCTCTCGATCAGCGGAGAATTCAAGCATCGTGGCTCCTCCACGGTCATTGTCTGTGGACTTTCCAGCCCAGCCGGGCCAATCGATGTAGATGAACTGCCCTGAAGCATGCCCCTGATCATCAACCGCACGAATCAGATATCGCCCCCAATCCGGATAATCGACACGCAAATTGAAAGTACCAGATCCATTCACTGTTTCGACCGTCTGGCGATCTAATTCCTGAGCATTGACACGGCCATTGTACATAGTGATGTGCTCAGAAGATTGATCCCACCACCATTTCCATCCAACTTTGTAAAGCGTCACTTCAACGGATGAAGAAGTTGGCTTACCTGATGGATCTACTGTTACGATCTTGACTTGGTGATCTTCATCTGTCAGCAACATCCCACGCTTGGCGTCTCCTTTTGGAGCTTTTACCCCCACATAGGTATTGTATGGGCTATATGGAACAGAAAATCTATCTACGCTAAAGGCGCCCCCTGGCTCAAAAACCTTTGCATTGAAATTGGCACGTAGCTTTCCGGGAGCTTCCGATTCCACCTGAATATCTGCAGGCACTTGCGCAACTCCTTGATCGTCCAAGCGCCCTTCGAACAACGTAACTTCTTCCGATTGAAATTTCCTTACTGGATCGTCGAAGAAATAGCCATTGTACCGGGGAAAATCTGTCGGAATAGGAGTCAGCGATACCTTGACGTCTGCTTTGAGATTCTTGGCGATCGCGCCGTGAAGCCACCGAGCCTTCAATTCTCCTTGGGTATTCGCAGTCAATGGAGAAAGTTGGTCAACGCCATAATCCAATTCTAGCTTCAGACGGTTTGGGACGATGCTCTCCACCTTCAAGGTCTTTCTGAAAGTGGAACCACCAACTTGGACACTCGCAGCGTAATTTCCAGTGGGTGCATCAGCAGCTGTCGTTACGGGAAAGTGATAAAAGCCATTGGTACCCCGATGAGAAACAGTCCGGTGTACAACTTGTCCCCTCGAATCTTTCAGTTCGAATTTTACAGGGTGGTCTTCGGGAAGGGTACGATCCTTATCCTCCAAAACAAAGGTCAAATACATTTCATCGCCCGGTCTCCAAACCCCGCGCTCTCCATAAATGAATCCTTTAACCCCTCGTTGATAAGATTGCCCTCGCGTATCGAAACGGCTCATGGACAAAGCTGATCCATCGTCCAACCTCAGGTATCCACGCTGAGCTTGATGCTTGGCTACAATCAAAAACGGAACCAACTCACTTGGCGGGAGTTGTGCAATCCCCTTGGAATCCGTCTGTACTTCAGCTAGAAGCTTATGCTGGAAGTCATACATTTCCAGCTGTACGCCAGCCATGGGTTCCGTTGTTTGGATGTCAGTCACCGCGAAAAACAGTCCATTGTCCCCTCGTTTGGCGATCAAGCCCAGATCGGAGGCCAACAAATTTCGGCGTACAATCCGCTCTGAATTGTAATAAGCTTGTTTACAGGGATCATCGCGCTCATCATAGCGGCCCCAATAGTAGCCATCCCAATAGCTATAGGTATCCGGATCTTTGTATTGTCCCCATTTTGGGCCAAGATCCAGCATGTTTCGATCTTCTTCGGCTTCTTCCGCTCCACATTCATAAAAGCTGTAGGAACGACGGTAACCCAAAGAGACCTCATAAATCGCTCCTGGGTCCAGCTTCATCAGAGGAGCCAGATCTAGGCTGTGGCGATTCCACATCAACAGATCCATGTTCGGATCAGCATTCAAATCTACTTTGGTTTCAAGGACCAACTCCCCCACCCTTCTCAATTCTCGACTCTCCTCCAGACGATTCACCTGAAGGAATTGCGGAATATTATTCTCGTTGATTTTGACAATCTGAACATCCACGGTCTTGAGTCCAACGGCTTCGAATACCAGTGGAAGTCGTTCTCCCATCGGTACGATCGTCCCCTTTCCGACCAAACGAACCTCAGGTTTGACCTCCGAAAACGCGATTTGCTCCTTAATTGGAGCCTCCAAGGTGCGGCCTGAAATACTTTTGATTCCGGGCAGAACTTCCAATTGAACCGCTTTTTTCAGGGCCTTTTGAGGAAAGATCCGAAGTTGATTTTCAGAAACGGAAACCTTCACAGGGATATTTCCCAGCTTGACCATTCCATCCAATACTTGGTTGGGATCAATAGGTGCTGAAAACTCCACGACCATGTATTGCTCAGGAGAAGCATAAGAATAGGTGTGTAAATGGGAGAAGGTGTGTTTGGCTGGAACCGACACAGAACGATTCAAATCGCCGGATATATCGTATTTTGATCCATCCCAGGCAAGCTCTACCTCATACTCGCTATCGGCTCTTTCAAGATTGGGAATTTTGAAAGTATGGACTCGATTAGCTGCATCATGGTTCCATACCACTTCAAGGATTCGTCCGGAAGCGGTAGCCGAAAACTCCGACTCGATCAACTCGGCAGATTCATAATTGACTGTCCGAATCACCCCTTCAAGTTCTGGAGCCATTGCCTCTCTCACCTTAAATGAAGAGATCTCCATTTCAGCAGCTTGAAGGCGAGTTCCAAATTGGAACTGAAAAGCCCCCAGATCAGGACTGATATCAGTATAAAGGTCATCCAAATTCACTGAAGCCTGATAAACTTGTCCTGATGGCAATACATCGTCAGGCACAATTGTCAGGGTTCTAGCATCGGACCATTTGGCATTACCCTTGATTTGGGGATCAAAATCAATCCACTGATTTTCAGCCCATTTACCAATCCAAGTTTCATCTACCACATCGGATGCGAACCTCACTTTGATGGAGGCACTCCGATCTATTTCACCGTGGGTGTATGCAGAAATGAAAGGTTTGAAGGCGGGATTGAACGCGAGAAGGCGAGGGGATGGATGAGGGCTGCTGAGGCTCCAGATAGCCAGACAGGCAACCACTCCCATCAAGGCCCCTCCAAGATACCATAGGAGTTTCTTATTGGCCATAATATTGAGAGTTGTTGGATGGAGAATATTTGCGAAGAAACGGACAGGTTACGGTCGACCCAGTGAAACATCCCTAGGTGTTGGGATTGTCCGAATATACGGAGATTTAGTGCGCAAATGTGCAGTCTAGGAGTAATAACCGCTAGATCGGGTGGAAATACGCAAATGGAAAGGCAGGACGAAATTTCCATCCGGGACAGAACCTATCCTCAATAGGTAGGGAAAGCGTCATGAATTGTTTCGGCTCTTTGGAAGTGGAGTTCTACTCAGGCTTTGTGATGATGCTCCCAATCTGCCAAAAACTTGAGACAACGTTGATTTTCAATAGAATCGGAAGGCACATGAGATTCCCACGCGTCAATCATTTCTTCCGCGATCGCTTCGGTGGTTGCTCGAATACTCATACACAGGATGTTGGCATCATTCCATTTTCTTGCACCTGCAGCAGTTTGGGCATCTTGGCAAAGCGCAGCACGGATTCCTGCCACCTTATTGGCTGCCATGCAAATGCCTGTTCCTGTCCAGCAAAATAGAATGGCCGAAGGATAAACCCCCATTCCTACCAGTTGGGCAACTTCGATACCCACTTTGGGCCAATCATGGGTTTCGGCTTCTGGATCAAGCGCTCCAAATAGATCTACCTGATATCCTTTTTTCTCCAAGAGTTTGACTACAGATTCTGGCACGTTTGCCTTCATGTCACTCCCAATCGCAATCTTCTTCATAATCATTGCTGTTTACAGATGTACACCCGATGAAGAACCTCCTACTTGGTAGTTGGACCCCAAGGGCATCGGAATTGTTTTCCCATTCGACATGCGTAAAGTTCCGAGTATGTGAAGTTGCTACCCACTATGTCCAAAAGCAAAAAAGCGCTCGGATAATTCCAAGCGCCTTTGGGAGATAATCATATCGATGAACCCATCAATCTGCAGCAAACCACCATTCGGCCCCATCGAAGGTAAATGCTTCCAATCCTTGATTCTCAGCATAATAATAGGTCCGTCCAAACTCTTCTACTTCGAAGACATCGTTCAACGTTTGTCCCTGAACATCAATAGAAGTGATTTTGGCAAGTAGTAGATCTTCGCTTCCATTATTGGCCTCACGATCTACCAATACCGTACTAGCTGCCACGGAACCATTATTGGCTATGAGCGATGTCGAAAGGAGATCTTGGCTTCCAGCATTGGACCCATCGACATAGAGGTAATAAGAAATGGTAAACCGATTGGATTCATACCGAATATCTCTATACTCCAAATCTGCATAGGTCTTGGTTCCGCCAAAAATGAACCCCGCATCACTTTCCACCAATTGGGTTTCAAAACCGGCATCGTTGAGCAGCAAGGAGAATTCGAGAGTATCCCCATCACCATTGTGATAAAGCAGGTTGGAGGCATTGTCTGGCAAAATGGCAAGAGATTGGGAAGATAAATTAATCTCTCCGAGCGTCTCCTCTTGCGTACATCCCCAGAAGCTCACCGATAGAAGTAGAGCCATCCATAACCAATTGGGTAAACCAAGGGATTGATCACGATTCATGCTGTTCATACTGAATTTGGATTTTGTCGTCCTGCGAATATAACGTGATTCAAGACGGAAAAACAGGAAAATTCGGTGAGAATGTTTCCACTTTCCGATGGGCATGAATTGACAAGAATCAAGCCTATGGTTCTGCCAAAGCTGTTAGGGGCTCACTTTTCATTTATCTGCGTCCTGATCCTTCTGACTTCGTGAAGTCGCCTCATTCCAGAAGGATGGCTCTATCGGGACATCCATGATTCCCAATGATGCTCGAAGCCCTTCCAAATCTGCATCCAGAAGAGGTAGAAAATCCCAATCCCAAAAAGGTTCATAGCTCCTTCCTTGAAGGTAGGCTTGATGAAATTCCGGCCATTTTTCCGGATAGATCAGGGCCCCGATCAGGCATGTTAGGCTGCAGTATTTAGAGCGTCTTCCATTGCCAAACAAGATGAACTGCAAACATATTTCCGCCACTTCCTCAGTGGGTACTCCCA is a window from the Pontibacter sp. G13 genome containing:
- a CDS encoding MG2 domain-containing protein — its product is MANKKLLWYLGGALMGVVACLAIWSLSSPHPSPRLLAFNPAFKPFISAYTHGEIDRSASIKVRFASDVVDETWIGKWAENQWIDFDPQIKGNAKWSDARTLTIVPDDVLPSGQVYQASVNLDDLYTDISPDLGAFQFQFGTRLQAAEMEISSFKVREAMAPELEGVIRTVNYESAELIESEFSATASGRILEVVWNHDAANRVHTFKIPNLERADSEYEVELAWDGSKYDISGDLNRSVSVPAKHTFSHLHTYSYASPEQYMVVEFSAPIDPNQVLDGMVKLGNIPVKVSVSENQLRIFPQKALKKAVQLEVLPGIKSISGRTLEAPIKEQIAFSEVKPEVRLVGKGTIVPMGERLPLVFEAVGLKTVDVQIVKINENNIPQFLQVNRLEESRELRRVGELVLETKVDLNADPNMDLLMWNRHSLDLAPLMKLDPGAIYEVSLGYRRSYSFYECGAEEAEEDRNMLDLGPKWGQYKDPDTYSYWDGYYWGRYDERDDPCKQAYYNSERIVRRNLLASDLGLIAKRGDNGLFFAVTDIQTTEPMAGVQLEMYDFQHKLLAEVQTDSKGIAQLPPSELVPFLIVAKHQAQRGYLRLDDGSALSMSRFDTRGQSYQRGVKGFIYGERGVWRPGDEMYLTFVLEDKDRTLPEDHPVKFELKDSRGQVVHRTVSHRGTNGFYHFPVTTAADAPTGNYAASVQVGGSTFRKTLKVESIVPNRLKLELDYGVDQLSPLTANTQGELKARWLHGAIAKNLKADVKVSLTPIPTDFPRYNGYFFDDPVRKFQSEEVTLFEGRLDDQGVAQVPADIQVESEAPGKLRANFNAKVFEPGGAFSVDRFSVPYSPYNTYVGVKAPKGDAKRGMLLTDEDHQVKIVTVDPSGKPTSSSVEVTLYKVGWKWWWDQSSEHITMYNGRVNAQELDRQTVETVNGSGTFNLRVDYPDWGRYLIRAVDDQGHASGQFIYIDWPGWAGKSTDNDRGGATMLEFSADRETYSVGDAVKLSIPTGKQGRALVSIENGTKVLKSYWVDASDGMTEFSFPTTAEMAPNIYVNVTYLQPHAQTSNGLPIRLYGVLPLSVEDPTTHIQPVIAMKEEIKPMEDYQVQISEATGRPMTYTLAVVDEGLLGLTRFETPDPWKEFYKRVALDVKTWDVFDQVLGAFGAKSLLSIGGDMANEGPKSKKADRFKPVVEYLGPFELKAGERKSHKLSMPNYVGEVRVMVVAGNPDGSYGNAAKAVPVKQDLMVLGTLPRVLGPGEELQLPVTLFAMSEKVKAVNVEVKSGRKILVDGEESQIVRFYEPGEKMTTFGLNVMNSVGTDRIQITAKSGAAVSVYDVEVEIRNPNQRVTDVHASTVVAGKSWKHDLKPIGISSTNHGSIEVSSIPPINLGQRLGYLIRYPYGCVEQTTSSVFPQLYAAQLLELSDKRKKEIDGNVKAGIKRLLHFQQSDGSLAYWPGVGQSNQWGTNYAGHFLLEAKELGYSLPSGMMDKWIGYQTQTAKSWVGTERREELTQGYRLYLLAMAGKPELGAMNRMRRQKEVDPVAQWLLAGAYAQAGQKEVANKIAKKLGTTVDDYRELGGTYGSQLRDKAMILMLASEMGQRDRMMPLVNEISGSLSSDKWYSTQTTAYSLLGMATYAGLTEDAQSMEFSYRIKGGDWIKVKSDHPMWAYDMPKVSRGEVEFKNSGKTTLYPRIIVDGIPRVGDTTKSESGLKMGVTFADLAGNPIDPKELAQGTDFRLTVQVTNTGNRDYEEMVISQIFPSGWEIHNSRLDGSEQIGDLPEYQDIRDDRVYTFFDLKKGASKTFTVNLNASYLGRFYFPQIKSEAMYDHTISARQGGKWVQVVEDTAGN
- a CDS encoding RpiB/LacA/LacB family sugar-phosphate isomerase; this translates as MKKIAIGSDMKANVPESVVKLLEKKGYQVDLFGALDPEAETHDWPKVGIEVAQLVGMGVYPSAILFCWTGTGICMAANKVAGIRAALCQDAQTAAGARKWNDANILCMSIRATTEAIAEEMIDAWESHVPSDSIENQRCLKFLADWEHHHKA